A single region of the Macadamia integrifolia cultivar HAES 741 unplaced genomic scaffold, SCU_Mint_v3 scaffold3014, whole genome shotgun sequence genome encodes:
- the LOC122067625 gene encoding alpha-farnesene synthase-like, with the protein MEGTIATTKHVSSMVLGIGLRSAISVSAVPLWCRRTMVPIHGQYQIGAHHRHVGKAIVCSDGANNRRTANYKPNIWDYDSVQSMRSKFMGDTYKRRVEKLKVDVRHMLINNDEMVLLAKLNLIDDLQRLGLEYHFEKEIKETLDALMSIKNSSGRINGDDLYSTALCFRLLRQHGYFVSQDVFISYMDETGNFMTSLSQDVKGMLALYEASHLAIEGENLMDKAKAFSTKALKDLEGNLEPCLAEQVAHALEVPSHWRVPWSEARWYSNAYERKEHMNPNLLELAKLNFNMLQATHQGELREIYKWWKKEGLAENLSFARHRLVECFLWAVGTVFEPQYGFLRKWLTKIINLIILIDDIYDVYGSLDELEQFTDAVDRWDDKKIEHLPDYMKICFLALYGTTNEISSGVQKDPNRNIITPLKKVWTDFCKALLVEAKWYNSGYSPSLEEYLDNAWISSSGAILLVHVHFALTQVMSDEEVGFQETDQDLVYYPSMIIRLCNDLGTSAAELERGDAPSSILCYMREAKVSEEIAREHIKGMIVNSWKKINEKCISHSSHLPPMFLNLTYNIARVAHFFYQYEDGFGVQDRETRNNVLSLLVQPIELHHLNKTHSIKL; encoded by the exons ATGGAGGGTACCATAGCTACGACTAAGCATGTTAGcagcatggttttaggtattggccTTAGATCAGCCATATCTGTATCCGCTGTTCCTTTATGGTGTCGGCGGACAATGGTACCAATACATGGCCAATACCAGATCGGTGCACATCACAGACATGTAGGTAAAGCCATAGTTTGCAGTGACGGTGCCAATAACAGGCGAACTGCCAACTACAAGCCAAACATTTGGGATTATGATTCTGTGCAATCAATGCGAAGCAAGTTCATG GGGGATACCTACAAAAGACGAGTGGAGAAGCTGAAGGTGGATGTGAGACATATGCTCATAAATAATGACGAAATGGTCTTATTGGCTAAGCTCAATTTGATTGACGATCTCCAAAGGTTAGGTCTGGAGTATCACTTTGAGAAGGAGATCAAGGAAACATTGGATGCTTTGATGTCAATCAAAAACAGTAGTGGTAGAATAAATGGTGATGATCTCTACTCTACAGCTCTATGCTTCAGGCTTCTCAGGCAACATGGATATTTTGTGTCACAAG ATGTGTTTATCAGCTACATGGATGAAACCGGTAATTTCATGACTAGCCTTTCTCAGGATGTTAAAGGAATGCTTGCCTTGTATGAAGCTTCACACCTTGCTATAGAGGGTGAAAACCTAATGGACAAGGCTAAAGCTTTCTCTACCAAAGCTCTAAAGGATCTCGAGGGAAATTTGGAGCCATGCCTTGCTGAACAAGTTGCCCATGCGTTGGAGGTTCCTTCCCACTGGAGGGTGCCATGGTCGGAAGCTAGGTGGTACAGTAATGCATATGAGAGAAAGGAACATATGAACCCTAATTTATTAGAACTCGCCAAATTGAACTTCAACATGCTACAAGCTACCCATCAAGGAGAGCTCAGGGAAATATATAA GTGGTGGAAGAAGGAGGGCCTTGCTGAGAACTTGAGCTTTGCAAGGCATCGATTAGTGGAGTGTTTCTTATGGGCAGTGGGAACAGTTTTTGAGCCTCAATATGGTTTTCTTAGAAAATGGCTGACAAAAATCATTAATCTGATTATCCTAATTGATGATATTTATGATGTTTATGGCTCACTGGATGAACTAGAGCAATTCACCGATGCAGTGGACAG GTGGGATGACAAGAAAATTGAGCATCTTCCAGACTATATGAAGATATGTTTTCTAGCACTCTATGGAACGACTAATGAAATCTCCAGTGGCGTTCAGAAAGACCCGAATAGAAACATAATTACCCCTCTTAAGAAAGTG TGGACAGATTTTTGTAAAGCATTATTGGTGGAGGCGAAGTGGTACAATAGTGGATACTCACCCTCTTTAGAAGAGTATCTAGACAATGCATGGATCTCATCCTCAGGGGCCATCCTTCTAGTTCATGTACATTTTGCTCTAACCCAAGTGATGAGTGATGAAGAAGTAGGTTTCCAGGAGACCGATCAGGATCTTGTGTACTATCCATCCATGATCATTCGACTTTGCAATGACTTGGGGACTTCAGCG GCGGAGTTAGAAAGAGGTGATGCTCCATCATCAATCCTATGTTACATGAGAGAAGCAAAAGTTTCTGAGGAGATAGCTCGAGAGCACATAAAAGGCATGATAGTGAACTCATGgaagaaaattaatgaaaaatgcaTCTCCCACTCATCTCATTTGCCTCCTATGTTTCTTAATTTAACCTACAACATTGCACGAGTGGctcattttttttaccaatatgAAGATGGCTTCGGGGTTCAAGACCGTGAAACCAGAAACAATGTCCTATCTTTGCTAGTTCAACCTATCGAGCTTCATCATCTCAACAAAACTCACTCCATTAAATTATGA